The Schistocerca gregaria isolate iqSchGreg1 chromosome 4, iqSchGreg1.2, whole genome shotgun sequence genome contains a region encoding:
- the LOC126267785 gene encoding charged multivesicular body protein 1b-2-like, giving the protein MERHLFNLKFAAKEMTRNASKSQKLEDAEKSKCKSALRKGALDVARVHAENAIRHRNQALGFLRMGARLDSVAARVQSLNTMRNMTHTIQAVTRSLDVAIKRMDLERVQSLMDRFDEECQQLEVASMVQESGLDDTACTAVPMRQVDDLVIQLAEEAGLEVQLEMPQVALDSLGASLVSERDELSKRLAQLRK; this is encoded by the coding sequence ATGGAAAGACATCTCTTCAACTTGAAGTTCGCTGCCAAAGAAATGACGCGTAACGCTAGCAAGTCTCAAAAGCTGGAGGATGCGGAGAAAAGCAAATGCAAAAGCGCTTTGCGCAAGGGGGCGCTGGATGTTGCGCGAGTGCACGCCGAGAACGCCATCCGGCACCGCAACCAGGCACTCGGCTTCCTGCGCATGGGAGCGCGACTCGACTCTGTGGCGGCGCGGGTCCAGAGCCTCAACACCATGCGCAACATGACACACACCATACAAGCCGTCACGCGGTCCCTGGACGTGGCCATAAAGCGCATGGACCTGGAACGAGTCCAGTCGCTGATGGACCGCTTCGACGAAGAGTGCCAACAGCTGGAGGTGGCGAGCATGGTGCAGGAGTCGGGTTTGGACGATACGGCGTGCACGGCAGTCCCCATGCGGCAGGTGGACGACTTGGTGATCCAGCTGGCCGAAGAGGCGGGCCTGGAGGTGCAGCTGGAGATGCCGCAGGTAGCGCTGGACAGCCTCGGAGCTTCCCTCGTGTCCGAGCGCGACGAGCTCTCCAAGAGACTCGCGCAGCTCAGGAAGTAA